A stretch of Myceligenerans xiligouense DNA encodes these proteins:
- a CDS encoding lysophospholipid acyltransferase family protein — protein MRHLAFSLWKYDWRGQENLPRKGGFIAAANHVTEIDPLPLAHFVYDSGYEPRILAKRALFDSPVGFALRWTNMIPVDRGTKASAQSLADAGKLLGDGAAVVILPEGTLTRDPDLWPMVAKSGMARMALASKLPVVPIAQWGAHKTLPRYGRVPSPFPRKKVVVSAGEPVDLSDLYDRPFDSAVLTEATERVMEAITSQLAGIRGEEPPKHRFDLRKHPEYQAKRTDYPPVERP, from the coding sequence GTGCGACACCTCGCCTTCAGCCTGTGGAAGTACGACTGGCGAGGGCAGGAGAACCTCCCGAGGAAGGGCGGGTTCATCGCGGCGGCGAACCATGTCACCGAGATCGATCCCCTGCCCCTGGCGCACTTCGTCTACGACAGCGGCTACGAGCCCCGGATCCTCGCCAAGCGCGCCCTGTTCGACTCGCCCGTCGGGTTCGCGCTCCGGTGGACGAACATGATCCCGGTGGACCGCGGCACCAAGGCCTCCGCGCAGTCCCTCGCCGATGCCGGCAAGCTGCTCGGGGACGGCGCCGCCGTCGTCATCCTCCCGGAGGGCACGCTCACCCGGGACCCCGACCTGTGGCCGATGGTCGCGAAGTCCGGCATGGCGCGCATGGCGCTCGCCTCGAAGCTGCCCGTCGTACCGATCGCCCAGTGGGGCGCCCACAAGACACTCCCCAGGTACGGCCGCGTCCCCAGCCCGTTCCCCCGGAAGAAGGTCGTCGTCTCGGCCGGCGAACCCGTGGACCTCTCCGACCTCTACGACAGGCCCTTCGACAGCGCGGTCCTGACCGAGGCGACGGAACGGGTCATGGAAGCCATCACCTCCCAGCTCGCCGGGATCCGCGGCGAGGAGCCTCCGAAGCACCGCTTCGACCTGCGCAAGCACCCCGAGTACCAGGCCAAGCGAACCGACTACCCGCCGGTGGAGCGCCCGTGA
- a CDS encoding NAD(P)H-dependent glycerol-3-phosphate dehydrogenase, whose protein sequence is MSGNPTRVAVLGSGAWGTAFAMVLADAGCDVVLWGRDPEVARSVTEDHANPKRLPGVTLPPMRGTTDAAEAVTGAAIVVAAVPSQVARTTLEPMKDLLAPDAVVVSLMKGVELATDKRMSEVVAEALDIPAGRVAVVSGPNLAREIAERQVAASVVAAPDEATARFVADACSAPYFRPYTNDDVVGVELCGAVKNVIALAVGMAQGRGFGWNTTATLITRGLVEITRLGMALGARPETFSGLAGMGDLVATCASPLSRNHTLGKHLGLGMSLDEAIEATGGTAEGVKSSASVLDLARTHGVDMPITEGVVGVIAGKLPIDDLAVALLSRPLKSESI, encoded by the coding sequence GTGAGCGGCAACCCGACGCGCGTCGCCGTCCTGGGCTCGGGCGCCTGGGGCACCGCCTTCGCGATGGTGCTGGCCGACGCCGGATGCGACGTCGTGCTCTGGGGCCGCGACCCCGAGGTGGCGCGCTCGGTGACCGAGGACCACGCGAACCCCAAGCGGCTGCCCGGCGTCACGCTCCCGCCGATGCGTGGCACCACCGACGCCGCGGAGGCGGTGACCGGCGCCGCGATCGTCGTGGCGGCCGTCCCGTCCCAGGTGGCGCGGACCACGCTCGAGCCGATGAAGGACCTCCTCGCGCCGGACGCCGTGGTCGTCTCCCTGATGAAGGGCGTCGAGCTCGCCACCGACAAGCGGATGAGCGAGGTGGTCGCCGAGGCGCTGGACATCCCCGCCGGGCGCGTGGCCGTGGTCTCCGGCCCGAACCTGGCCCGCGAGATCGCCGAACGCCAGGTCGCGGCGAGCGTCGTGGCCGCGCCCGACGAGGCGACGGCCCGGTTCGTCGCCGACGCGTGCTCGGCCCCCTACTTCCGCCCCTACACGAACGACGACGTCGTGGGCGTGGAACTGTGCGGCGCGGTGAAGAACGTGATCGCGCTCGCGGTCGGCATGGCCCAGGGCCGGGGCTTCGGCTGGAACACCACGGCCACCCTCATCACGCGTGGCCTCGTGGAGATCACGCGCCTGGGCATGGCGCTCGGGGCGCGGCCGGAGACGTTCTCCGGCCTGGCGGGCATGGGCGACCTGGTCGCGACCTGCGCGTCCCCCCTGAGCCGCAATCACACGCTGGGCAAACACCTCGGGCTGGGGATGTCCCTGGACGAGGCGATCGAGGCCACGGGCGGAACGGCCGAGGGGGTCAAGTCCTCGGCGTCGGTGCTCGACCTCGCCCGGACGCACGGTGTGGACATGCCGATCACCGAGGGCGTCGTCGGCGTGATCGCGGGGAAGCTCCCGATCGACGACCTGGCCGTCGCGCTGCTGTCCCGCCCGCTCAAGTCGGAGAGCATCTGA
- a CDS encoding AMIN-like domain-containing (lipo)protein, with protein sequence MTPRRSLVAALVLPAVVALVAAGCTGGDGPRPETSASDGGTSAASATPADDGGPGDGGGAGDDGGADDGEGSDGGSGDGGGSGADDGSGDDTPAPTSAPPFVADTRPDQAEPTGAGGTLLTVTDIRTGVHPGFDRVVFDLGGTGPGAPGWDVRYVPEALDDGSGHRVEVAGDAILQVRISGTAAPTDSGVPGADRTPIRPADTEAVEEVLYRTWFEGYSTAFVGIDDGERPFRVFLLTDPVRVVLDVQH encoded by the coding sequence ATGACCCCGCGACGAAGCCTCGTGGCCGCCCTCGTCCTCCCGGCCGTCGTCGCGCTCGTGGCTGCCGGGTGCACCGGAGGGGACGGTCCGAGACCGGAGACCTCCGCGAGCGACGGCGGAACGAGCGCCGCGTCCGCGACACCGGCGGACGACGGCGGGCCCGGGGACGGTGGCGGAGCCGGGGACGACGGCGGGGCCGACGACGGCGAAGGGTCCGACGGCGGGTCCGGCGACGGCGGGGGATCTGGTGCGGACGACGGGTCCGGTGATGACACGCCGGCGCCGACGTCCGCGCCACCCTTCGTGGCCGACACCCGCCCCGACCAGGCGGAGCCGACCGGCGCCGGCGGCACCCTCCTCACGGTCACGGACATCCGGACCGGGGTCCACCCCGGGTTCGACCGCGTCGTCTTCGACCTGGGCGGCACCGGCCCGGGCGCGCCCGGATGGGATGTCCGGTACGTCCCCGAGGCGCTCGACGACGGCAGCGGCCACCGCGTGGAGGTCGCGGGCGACGCGATTCTCCAGGTCAGGATCTCGGGGACGGCGGCGCCCACGGACTCCGGCGTTCCCGGCGCCGACCGCACGCCGATCCGGCCGGCGGACACCGAGGCCGTCGAGGAGGTCCTGTACCGCACCTGGTTCGAGGGTTACAGCACGGCCTTCGTCGGCATCGACGACGGCGAACGCCCGTTCCGCGTGTTCCTCCTGACCGACCCGGTCCGCGTGGTCCTGGACGTCCAGCACTGA
- a CDS encoding trans-sulfuration enzyme family protein: MTDQHDPGLSPATLAVHAGRPHPRQGGAVNPPIPLNSTYVSQGEVPPGELAYARADTDAWHGFEEALAALEGAGERGIVFSSGMAAVAAVLSLVPDGGTLVLPRHAYQTTSGYADELAERHGVTVRRVDIADTDAVVAALDGADLLLIESPTNPMLEVADLPALLAAARERGVPTAVDNTFATPLGQRPLTLGADLVLHSVSKYLAGHSDVILGAVLTSDATLAERIRGYRTVHGAVAGPFEVWLALRGLRTLPLRFERACANAAELARRLAEHPDVAEVRHPSLPGDPGHERASAHMNAYGAILGVRPVTDPGSGPAATADAVVARCRLWVPATSLGGVESLIERRRRWGTESATVPEDLLRLSVGVEDVEDLWVDLDRALRADTLGG, from the coding sequence ATGACCGATCAGCACGACCCCGGCCTGTCCCCCGCGACCCTCGCCGTGCACGCCGGGCGACCGCATCCCCGGCAGGGCGGTGCGGTGAACCCGCCGATTCCCCTGAACAGCACCTACGTCTCGCAGGGCGAGGTCCCGCCCGGCGAGCTCGCGTACGCGCGGGCGGACACCGACGCGTGGCACGGCTTCGAGGAGGCCCTGGCGGCGCTCGAGGGCGCGGGCGAGCGCGGGATCGTGTTCTCCTCCGGGATGGCCGCGGTCGCCGCGGTGCTGTCGCTCGTGCCCGACGGCGGCACCCTGGTGCTCCCGCGTCACGCCTACCAGACGACCAGCGGGTACGCCGACGAGCTCGCGGAACGGCACGGTGTCACCGTGCGGCGGGTCGACATCGCGGACACCGACGCCGTGGTCGCCGCGCTCGACGGCGCCGACCTGCTGCTGATCGAGTCGCCGACGAACCCGATGCTGGAGGTCGCCGACCTGCCGGCGCTGCTCGCCGCGGCCCGGGAGCGGGGCGTGCCCACCGCGGTGGACAACACGTTCGCCACGCCGCTCGGGCAGCGTCCGCTCACGCTCGGGGCGGACCTCGTGCTCCACTCGGTGTCGAAGTACCTCGCGGGGCACTCGGACGTGATCCTGGGGGCCGTGCTCACGAGCGACGCCACCCTCGCCGAACGGATCCGCGGCTACCGCACGGTGCACGGCGCGGTAGCCGGCCCGTTCGAGGTGTGGCTGGCGCTGCGTGGCCTGCGGACGCTCCCGCTGCGGTTCGAGCGGGCCTGCGCGAACGCGGCCGAGCTGGCCCGGCGACTCGCGGAGCACCCGGACGTGGCGGAGGTGCGGCACCCGTCCCTGCCGGGCGATCCCGGGCACGAACGGGCGTCGGCGCACATGAACGCGTACGGGGCGATCCTCGGCGTCCGGCCGGTGACGGATCCGGGCTCCGGGCCCGCCGCGACCGCGGATGCCGTCGTGGCCCGCTGCCGGCTCTGGGTGCCCGCCACGTCCCTGGGTGGGGTCGAGTCGCTGATCGAGCGGCGGCGGCGCTGGGGCACGGAGTCGGCGACGGTCCCGGAGGACCTGCTGCGCCTCAGCGTGGGCGTCGAGGACGTCGAAGACCTCTGGGTGGACCTGGACAGGGCCCTGCGGGCCGATACGCTGGGCGGATGA
- a CDS encoding aldehyde dehydrogenase family protein, with product MSVTDAPPARPELDRMLRELRTGADHWAALPVPDRARVFREVSGAVAGVAREWAETAARAKNIPDGSPLAGEEWMSGPYAALESSAAYARAYEAITRGRSPADGLPTRTVPGGRTAVRVLPLGLQQRVLFHGFSAEVWMPPGVSPERLRREAGLDAGTVGRSGGVGLVLGAGNISSIAPLDAFYELVAAGRTSLVKLNPTFADLLDIYERALAPLIHIGAVRVVNGDGAVGSYLATHDGVDKVHITGSQATHDTIVWGRGEEAERRRAERDPRLAVPITSELGGVSPIIVVPGTWSDADLRFQAEHVATMRLHNAGHNCIAGQMVVLGADWPQRDAFLAELRGAFARLPAREPWYPGSADRLREAVAAHAGAETINGRVLLESTGDDPACDTEYFAPVLAWKQVAGTGSEFLRAAVVFANDRLAGTLGANVVVDPAARRSMGAAFEEALADLRYGTIAVNAWTAVGFQLAGATWGAFPGNTIEDVGSGIDVVHNGHLLAGPERTVVTGPFREFPRSVPGGEFSLFPKPPWFAGARTAAITGERLTGYAAAPSWARLLGVLVPAFRA from the coding sequence ATGAGCGTGACCGACGCACCCCCGGCCCGGCCGGAACTCGACCGGATGCTGCGTGAGCTGCGCACCGGCGCCGACCACTGGGCCGCCCTCCCCGTGCCCGACCGCGCCCGGGTGTTCCGTGAGGTGTCCGGCGCCGTCGCCGGCGTGGCCCGGGAATGGGCCGAGACCGCCGCGCGCGCCAAGAACATCCCGGACGGCTCGCCCCTGGCCGGCGAGGAGTGGATGAGCGGCCCGTACGCCGCGCTCGAGTCGTCGGCCGCCTACGCCCGCGCGTACGAGGCGATCACGCGCGGCCGGTCCCCCGCCGACGGCCTCCCCACGCGCACCGTTCCCGGCGGCCGCACGGCCGTGCGGGTCCTGCCGCTGGGCCTCCAGCAGCGCGTCCTGTTCCACGGGTTCTCCGCCGAGGTGTGGATGCCGCCCGGCGTCTCCCCCGAGCGGCTGCGCCGCGAGGCCGGGCTCGACGCCGGCACGGTGGGCAGGAGCGGCGGTGTGGGCCTCGTGCTCGGCGCGGGGAACATCTCCTCGATCGCCCCGCTCGACGCGTTCTACGAGCTCGTGGCGGCGGGCCGGACGTCGCTCGTGAAGCTCAACCCGACGTTCGCGGACCTGCTCGACATCTACGAGCGCGCCCTCGCACCGCTGATCCACATCGGCGCGGTCCGCGTCGTGAACGGCGACGGCGCCGTCGGCTCCTACCTGGCCACGCACGACGGCGTGGACAAGGTGCACATCACCGGCTCCCAGGCCACCCACGACACCATCGTCTGGGGACGCGGCGAGGAGGCGGAGCGCCGCCGGGCCGAGCGGGACCCGCGCCTCGCCGTCCCGATCACCAGCGAGCTCGGCGGCGTCTCGCCGATCATCGTGGTCCCGGGCACCTGGTCCGACGCCGATCTGCGGTTCCAGGCCGAGCACGTCGCCACGATGCGCCTGCACAACGCGGGACACAACTGCATCGCCGGGCAGATGGTGGTGCTCGGAGCCGACTGGCCGCAGCGCGACGCCTTCCTCGCCGAGCTGCGCGGTGCGTTCGCCCGGCTGCCCGCGCGCGAGCCCTGGTACCCGGGCTCGGCCGACCGCCTGCGGGAGGCCGTGGCCGCGCACGCGGGCGCGGAGACGATCAACGGCCGCGTGCTGCTGGAGTCCACGGGCGACGACCCGGCGTGCGACACCGAGTACTTCGCGCCGGTGCTCGCCTGGAAGCAGGTGGCGGGCACCGGGTCCGAGTTCCTGCGCGCCGCGGTGGTCTTCGCCAACGACCGGCTCGCCGGCACCCTGGGCGCGAACGTCGTCGTCGACCCGGCCGCCCGCCGGTCCATGGGCGCCGCCTTCGAGGAGGCCCTCGCCGACCTGCGCTACGGCACGATCGCCGTGAACGCCTGGACCGCCGTCGGCTTCCAGCTGGCCGGTGCCACGTGGGGCGCGTTCCCCGGCAACACGATCGAGGACGTCGGCAGCGGGATCGACGTCGTGCACAACGGCCACCTGCTGGCCGGGCCGGAGCGCACCGTCGTGACCGGGCCGTTCCGGGAGTTCCCGCGCTCCGTGCCGGGCGGGGAGTTCTCGCTCTTCCCGAAGCCGCCGTGGTTCGCCGGCGCCCGCACCGCGGCGATCACCGGCGAGCGCCTCACCGGCTACGCGGCGGCACCCTCCTGGGCCCGCCTCCTCGGGGTGCTGGTACCTGCCTTCCGGGCCTGA
- a CDS encoding D-alanine--D-alanine ligase family protein codes for MSNRTDAQHSTPEPAATEPDPGRKPRVVLLFGGRSGEHGISVATAGGVLGAIDRDRYEVVPVGITPDGQWVVADDEAARWAITDGRVPEVPAAPGEVVLPLRTGSRDVRVIEAGRVPSVLGEVDVVFPLLHGPYGEDGTVQGLLELADVKYVGSGVLASAVGMDKHFMKMVFAGHGLPIGPYTVIRPGEWDERRDEVLSEVAGLGLPLFVKPARAGSSLGVSRVDSLDELDAAVRAAAEHDPKVLVEAGLAGREIECAVLGGRGGARPRASLPGEIEVTAGDHDFYDFEAKYLAEADVALTCPADLPDPVIKEVQEVAIRAFEAVGAEGLSRVDVFVGPDERVVVNEINTMPGFTPFSMYPRMWAASGVPYPELIDELIQLALERPVGLR; via the coding sequence ATGTCGAACCGCACCGATGCCCAGCACTCCACGCCCGAACCCGCGGCGACCGAGCCCGATCCCGGCCGCAAGCCGCGCGTGGTGCTCCTGTTCGGCGGGCGCTCGGGCGAGCACGGGATCTCCGTCGCCACCGCAGGCGGAGTCCTGGGTGCCATCGACCGGGACAGGTACGAGGTGGTGCCGGTCGGGATCACCCCCGACGGCCAGTGGGTGGTGGCCGACGACGAGGCCGCGCGCTGGGCCATCACCGACGGCCGGGTCCCCGAGGTGCCCGCCGCCCCGGGCGAGGTCGTGCTGCCGCTGCGGACGGGTTCCCGGGACGTCCGCGTGATCGAGGCCGGCCGGGTGCCGTCGGTGCTCGGCGAGGTCGACGTCGTCTTCCCTCTGCTGCACGGGCCGTACGGCGAGGACGGCACCGTCCAGGGGCTTCTGGAGCTGGCCGACGTGAAGTACGTCGGCTCCGGCGTCCTGGCCTCCGCGGTCGGCATGGACAAGCACTTCATGAAGATGGTGTTCGCCGGGCACGGCCTGCCGATCGGCCCGTACACCGTGATCCGCCCGGGGGAGTGGGACGAGCGCCGGGACGAGGTCCTGTCCGAGGTGGCGGGTCTCGGCCTGCCGCTGTTCGTGAAGCCGGCGCGGGCCGGCTCGTCGCTCGGCGTCTCGCGCGTGGACTCCCTCGACGAGCTGGACGCGGCCGTGCGTGCCGCGGCCGAGCACGACCCGAAGGTGCTCGTCGAGGCCGGGCTCGCCGGCCGGGAGATCGAGTGCGCCGTGCTCGGCGGCCGCGGCGGGGCGCGCCCCCGGGCCTCCCTGCCGGGCGAGATCGAGGTGACGGCCGGTGATCACGACTTCTACGACTTCGAGGCCAAGTACCTCGCCGAGGCCGACGTCGCGCTGACCTGCCCGGCTGACCTGCCCGACCCCGTGATCAAGGAGGTCCAGGAGGTCGCGATCCGGGCCTTCGAGGCGGTCGGCGCGGAAGGGCTGTCCCGGGTCGACGTGTTCGTGGGCCCGGACGAGCGCGTCGTGGTCAACGAGATCAACACGATGCCCGGATTCACGCCCTTCTCCATGTACCCGCGGATGTGGGCCGCGTCCGGCGTCCCGTACCCGGAGCTCATCGACGAGCTGATCCAGCTCGCGCTGGAGCGCCCGGTCGGCCTGCGGTGA
- a CDS encoding MBL fold metallo-hydrolase has protein sequence MVVVSRVAPDVFRCSGTHVNWYLLREGRHLTLIDAGWSGDTAAVVASVVAIGCDPRDVRAIVITHAHADHLGGVQHFRREYGTPVHMAAADAARAASGELEQPGRLDVARRLGERGAVRWALDVTRAGAFRQRPLPGAVLLPDGDSWEPLDLPGAPVPVATPGHTSGSTSYMLPGGLLATGDALITAHPLARMTGPQLPPGFFAHDPVAADASLGVLAGLDADVVLPGHGPVWRGSMGEATRIARWRADGVGASLRHGARKAGTWQRSGSSKG, from the coding sequence ATGGTCGTGGTCAGCCGGGTGGCGCCGGATGTGTTCCGGTGCTCCGGCACGCACGTCAACTGGTACCTGCTGCGCGAGGGCAGGCATCTGACCCTCATCGACGCGGGCTGGAGCGGCGACACGGCCGCCGTCGTCGCGTCGGTGGTGGCGATCGGGTGCGATCCACGGGACGTGCGGGCGATCGTGATCACCCACGCCCACGCCGACCACCTCGGCGGCGTGCAGCACTTCCGCCGCGAGTACGGCACGCCCGTGCACATGGCGGCGGCGGACGCCGCGCGTGCCGCGAGCGGCGAGCTCGAGCAGCCGGGGAGGCTCGACGTCGCGCGGCGCCTCGGCGAGCGCGGCGCCGTGCGGTGGGCCCTCGACGTGACACGCGCCGGGGCGTTCCGGCAGCGCCCGCTGCCCGGCGCGGTCCTGCTGCCCGACGGCGACTCCTGGGAGCCCCTCGACCTGCCCGGCGCCCCCGTCCCGGTCGCCACACCCGGCCACACCTCCGGGTCGACCTCCTACATGCTGCCCGGCGGCCTGCTGGCCACCGGCGACGCCCTGATCACGGCCCACCCTCTGGCCCGGATGACCGGGCCGCAGCTACCGCCGGGGTTCTTCGCCCACGATCCCGTGGCGGCCGACGCGTCGCTCGGTGTCCTGGCCGGGCTGGACGCCGACGTCGTGCTCCCGGGGCACGGTCCGGTCTGGCGCGGGTCGATGGGCGAGGCGACGCGGATCGCGAGATGGCGAGCGGACGGTGTCGGCGCGAGCCTGCGCCACGGAGCGAGAAAGGCGGGAACGTGGCAGCGTTCTGGAAGCTCGAAGGGCTGA
- a CDS encoding DUF6232 family protein — protein sequence MAAFWKLEGLTETTWTPRVSRGILTVSGIMFPLGNLERARIHQIGKPRRRMPGGWPGQAAGVVLLFALAWACFLLFGVLEPLFWIGPALLAVAAVLLLVYGTFGAPCPPFACLEIESSTGYVVRVFSHNKNGELERLREAVGQGHHDKEHEFSEEMKLLKNAHDFCELGGAPDKIDIVR from the coding sequence GTGGCAGCGTTCTGGAAGCTCGAAGGGCTGACGGAGACCACATGGACGCCGCGGGTCAGCCGCGGCATCCTCACCGTCAGCGGAATCATGTTCCCCCTGGGGAACCTGGAGCGGGCGAGGATCCACCAGATCGGGAAACCGCGCCGCCGGATGCCGGGCGGCTGGCCCGGGCAGGCGGCGGGGGTCGTCCTGCTGTTCGCGCTGGCCTGGGCGTGCTTCCTGCTGTTCGGTGTGCTCGAGCCGCTGTTCTGGATCGGGCCGGCGCTGCTCGCGGTGGCCGCGGTCCTGCTCCTCGTCTACGGCACGTTCGGCGCGCCCTGTCCGCCGTTCGCGTGCCTGGAGATCGAGTCCAGCACGGGCTACGTGGTGCGGGTCTTCTCCCACAACAAGAACGGCGAGCTGGAGCGGCTGCGGGAGGCCGTCGGGCAGGGGCACCACGACAAGGAGCACGAGTTCTCCGAGGAGATGAAGCTGCTCAAGAACGCCCACGACTTCTGCGAGCTGGGCGGTGCGCCGGACAAGATCGACATCGTGCGGTGA
- a CDS encoding thiamine-phosphate kinase produces MTERVRDVNEDELLRRIFPLLPVGGSTQVGPGDDAAIVAAPDGRFLVSSDVLVEDRHFKTRWSSGADVGHRAAVQNFADIAAMGGRPTALVISLVMPGDTPVEWVEDLARGLAEACKPQRAGVVGGDLASGESIVVNVSVHGTLDWRDPVLRTGARPGDVVAYAGVRGRSAAGLALLDSGVIRPTHQHPLVKAYLRPDPPLEAGRRAARAGATAMLDVSDGLLRDAGRIALASDVRLDLDGAAFDDDRRVLSDAALVVAQSALRAGDAGELVGDIGQAEAANRLMNQWIWSGGEDHGLLAAFPEDVALPEGWTRIGQVHPPGKAAPRVTIDGRRPVVSAGWDHFEA; encoded by the coding sequence GTGACCGAGCGGGTGCGTGACGTGAACGAGGACGAACTGCTGCGGCGCATCTTCCCGCTCCTACCAGTGGGTGGATCGACGCAGGTCGGCCCGGGTGACGACGCCGCGATCGTGGCGGCGCCCGACGGGCGTTTCCTCGTCTCGTCCGACGTCCTCGTCGAGGACCGGCACTTCAAGACGCGCTGGTCGTCCGGGGCCGACGTCGGGCACCGGGCCGCGGTCCAGAACTTCGCCGACATCGCGGCCATGGGCGGTCGCCCGACGGCGCTCGTGATCTCCCTGGTCATGCCCGGCGACACACCCGTGGAGTGGGTCGAGGACCTGGCCCGAGGGCTCGCCGAGGCCTGCAAGCCGCAGCGCGCGGGCGTCGTCGGCGGCGACCTCGCGAGCGGTGAGTCGATCGTCGTGAACGTGTCGGTGCACGGGACGCTGGACTGGCGCGATCCCGTGCTGCGGACGGGCGCCCGTCCGGGCGACGTCGTCGCCTACGCGGGCGTGCGGGGCCGGTCCGCCGCGGGCCTGGCGTTGCTCGACTCCGGCGTGATCCGCCCGACGCACCAGCACCCCCTCGTCAAGGCCTACCTGCGCCCGGACCCGCCGCTGGAGGCGGGACGCCGGGCCGCGCGCGCCGGCGCCACCGCGATGCTCGACGTGTCGGACGGCCTGCTGCGCGACGCCGGGCGGATCGCGCTGGCGTCGGACGTGCGGCTGGACCTGGACGGGGCGGCGTTCGACGACGACCGGCGCGTCCTGTCGGACGCCGCCCTCGTCGTCGCCCAGTCGGCCCTGCGCGCGGGCGACGCCGGGGAGCTGGTCGGCGACATCGGCCAGGCGGAGGCGGCGAACCGCCTCATGAACCAGTGGATCTGGTCCGGGGGCGAGGACCACGGGCTCCTGGCGGCCTTCCCGGAGGACGTCGCGCTGCCGGAAGGGTGGACCCGGATCGGCCAGGTGCACCCACCCGGCAAGGCGGCGCCGCGCGTCACCATCGACGGACGCCGGCCGGTCGTGTCGGCGGGCTGGGATCACTTCGAGGCGTAG
- a CDS encoding DUF3515 family protein, whose amino-acid sequence MISRRRAPLVAALPAAAALVATTACAPTIGVAAAPDAADPECAAVVLALPDALDEDLPRVDTNSQATAAWGAPGAAVTLRCGVEPPGPSAQCQSVESANGTTVDWIVATDDEGTWSFTTYGRDPAVEVVVPPAVMEDHSSSFVIDFAGAVSAVEAERTCQ is encoded by the coding sequence GTGATCTCCCGCCGAAGGGCACCCCTGGTCGCGGCGTTGCCCGCAGCGGCCGCCCTGGTCGCCACCACCGCCTGCGCGCCCACGATCGGTGTGGCCGCGGCACCGGACGCGGCGGACCCCGAGTGTGCGGCGGTGGTCCTGGCCCTCCCGGACGCGCTGGACGAGGATCTTCCGCGGGTCGACACGAATTCGCAGGCCACCGCGGCCTGGGGAGCGCCCGGCGCCGCCGTGACCCTGCGCTGCGGCGTGGAACCGCCGGGCCCGTCGGCGCAGTGCCAGAGCGTGGAGAGCGCGAACGGAACGACGGTCGACTGGATCGTGGCCACCGACGACGAGGGAACCTGGTCGTTCACCACCTACGGGCGCGATCCCGCGGTCGAGGTGGTGGTGCCGCCGGCCGTCATGGAGGACCACTCGTCGTCGTTCGTCATCGACTTCGCCGGGGCCGTGTCCGCGGTCGAAGCAGAGAGGACATGTCAGTGA
- a CDS encoding TetR/AcrR family transcriptional regulator, with protein sequence MSVTTTNPAADSPVLSGRHTEARRQAVKAAREIMVASGGTRNVTIAAVAKALRFTSPALYRYFPGGRVELLRAVHHTATESLAARMVVARGRQPADDVSAQLYALTHTVFSWSVAHPGEFSLLMGPDFHEVREGGEETDRDIAAIIGGAYVPAFVTHLRQSAPASWLPPDDEVPAELRDQVVEHSRTIAPGLEVPLGLGYLWIVAWRNFFGVMCMAAFGHLSFAYGDFEDMFDDMMAQALGLFGLELSDRVVPAPEAA encoded by the coding sequence ATGTCAGTGACGACCACCAACCCGGCGGCTGACAGCCCGGTTCTGAGCGGTCGCCACACCGAGGCGCGACGGCAGGCCGTCAAGGCGGCCCGCGAGATCATGGTCGCCTCGGGTGGCACGCGCAACGTCACGATCGCGGCGGTGGCGAAGGCGCTCAGGTTCACCTCGCCGGCCCTGTACCGGTACTTCCCCGGCGGGCGGGTCGAACTGCTGCGGGCCGTGCACCACACGGCCACGGAGAGCCTGGCCGCGCGCATGGTCGTGGCGCGGGGCCGGCAGCCGGCCGACGACGTGAGCGCCCAGCTCTACGCCCTCACCCACACGGTGTTCTCCTGGTCCGTCGCGCATCCGGGCGAGTTCTCGCTGCTCATGGGGCCGGACTTCCACGAGGTCCGGGAAGGTGGCGAGGAGACCGACCGTGACATCGCCGCGATCATCGGCGGTGCGTACGTGCCGGCGTTCGTCACCCATCTCCGGCAGTCCGCTCCGGCGTCCTGGCTGCCGCCCGACGACGAGGTCCCGGCAGAGCTGCGGGACCAGGTCGTCGAGCACTCCCGCACCATCGCGCCCGGCCTGGAGGTGCCGCTGGGGCTGGGCTACCTGTGGATCGTCGCCTGGCGCAACTTCTTCGGCGTGATGTGCATGGCCGCGTTCGGGCACCTGTCGTTCGCCTACGGCGACTTCGAGGACATGTTCGACGACATGATGGCTCAGGCGCTGGGGCTGTTCGGTCTGGAGCTGAGCGACCGCGTCGTGCCCGCGCCCGAGGCTGCCTGA